A portion of the Halodesulfovibrio aestuarii DSM 17919 = ATCC 29578 genome contains these proteins:
- a CDS encoding GNAT family N-acetyltransferase: MNITHGTKHDYEVIINVWEASVRATHAFVREEYLQELRVLILDSALPVVDIYLIKDEIGNVMGFMGISGEMLEMLFVAPEHFRKGLGKALATYAVEECGVTKVDVNEQNPEAHKFYLAQGFKVVRRSATDGMGKPYPILHMELDKVC, from the coding sequence ATGAATATTACACATGGAACAAAACATGATTACGAAGTTATTATTAATGTCTGGGAAGCTTCAGTAAGAGCGACCCATGCTTTTGTGCGAGAAGAGTATCTTCAGGAACTGAGGGTGCTGATATTAGATTCTGCTCTGCCTGTCGTTGATATTTATCTGATTAAAGATGAAATAGGCAATGTTATGGGATTCATGGGAATTTCTGGTGAAATGTTAGAAATGCTGTTTGTTGCTCCTGAACACTTCCGCAAAGGACTTGGCAAAGCTTTAGCTACATACGCTGTTGAAGAGTGTGGTGTTACTAAGGTTGATGTGAATGAGCAGAATCCAGAGGCACACAAATTTTATCTTGCTCAGGGATTTAAGGTTGTAAGACGGTCGGCTACAGATGGCATGGGTAAACCTTATCCAATACTTCATATGGAGCTAGATAAGGTTTGCTAA
- a CDS encoding sirohydrochlorin cobaltochelatase — protein MKKGILLVAFGANNLQAHQTLRLLDERVRMRFDGVNVRLAFTSELIRDRLAAQRVKRDSVVKALEKMAFEKYTHIAVQSLHIIPGVEYEDLCAHAQALVTSGRLQNVRVGAPLLDSAEDIAQVVSAIVRHIPPGRNSEEAVVFMGHGSSHEGDSCYDAVYQKLQEVDPNIFLGTMDGNHTLEHILPELLKRETKHVWLMPFLSVVGRHARNDMAGSDAGSWKSQIEAAGLRCTPMVLGLAEYSGFVDIWLDHLDATLKLL, from the coding sequence ATGAAGAAAGGTATTTTACTTGTAGCATTTGGCGCTAATAATTTGCAGGCCCATCAAACGCTCAGGCTTCTTGATGAGCGGGTGCGTATGCGTTTTGATGGAGTGAACGTGCGATTAGCGTTTACTTCTGAACTTATTCGTGACCGTCTTGCTGCACAGCGTGTCAAACGCGATTCTGTTGTTAAGGCGCTGGAAAAAATGGCTTTTGAAAAATATACGCATATTGCTGTGCAATCTTTGCATATTATTCCCGGAGTAGAGTATGAGGATCTATGTGCTCATGCACAGGCTCTTGTAACTTCGGGGCGTTTGCAGAACGTACGTGTCGGGGCGCCGTTATTGGATTCAGCAGAAGATATTGCGCAGGTCGTTTCGGCAATTGTCCGGCATATTCCTCCCGGCCGCAACTCAGAGGAAGCAGTGGTTTTCATGGGGCATGGATCATCTCATGAAGGTGATAGTTGTTATGATGCTGTATACCAAAAGCTGCAAGAAGTTGATCCGAATATTTTTCTTGGCACGATGGACGGTAATCACACGCTTGAACATATTTTGCCGGAACTTCTAAAGAGAGAGACTAAGCACGTCTGGCTGATGCCGTTTTTATCTGTGGTGGGGCGCCATGCCCGGAATGACATGGCAGGTAGCGATGCCGGTTCCTGGAAATCGCAGATCGAAGCAGCTGGCTTACGCTGCACACCTATGGTGCTCGGTCTTGCTGAGTATTCCGGTTTTGTAGATATTTGGTTGGATCATTTGGATGCTACGTTGAAGCTTTTGTAA
- the rfbB gene encoding dTDP-glucose 4,6-dehydratase, whose protein sequence is MNLLVTGGCGFIGSNYIHYIFNTFSDITVINIDKLTYAGNLLNLQAIEKKYGGTRYFFEHADIANADAVNSIFEKYDIDAVVNFAAESHVDRSINDPSPFITTNVMGTQVLLTAARNAKIERFVHVSTDEVYGDLSLDDPAFTEETPLHPSSPYSASKASADMLAYAFYRTYGYNVSITRCSNNYGPYQFPEKLIPLIFTLASADKPLPVYGTGMNIRDWIHVSDHCKGVHLTLMKGKAGKAYNFGGNAERTNLEVIRTILHDLDKSEDLITFVQDRPGHDRRYAMNYSLAQKELGYEPEYSFERGIKETLNWYKKNTDWLKDVQSGAYLEFMKKWYGNS, encoded by the coding sequence ATGAATTTACTCGTTACGGGTGGTTGCGGTTTTATCGGCTCAAACTATATCCACTATATTTTCAATACATTCAGCGACATTACAGTCATCAATATAGACAAGCTCACCTACGCGGGTAACCTTTTAAACTTACAGGCCATTGAAAAAAAATACGGTGGAACACGTTACTTTTTCGAACACGCTGACATAGCGAATGCCGACGCAGTAAATTCCATCTTCGAAAAATACGACATCGATGCTGTTGTTAACTTCGCAGCTGAATCGCATGTTGACCGTTCCATTAACGATCCGTCACCGTTCATCACTACTAATGTTATGGGCACACAAGTCTTGCTTACAGCGGCCCGCAATGCAAAGATTGAACGTTTTGTGCATGTTTCCACTGATGAAGTTTACGGAGATCTATCTCTTGATGATCCGGCATTTACGGAAGAAACGCCACTTCATCCAAGTAGCCCGTACTCTGCGTCTAAAGCTTCCGCGGATATGCTTGCATACGCATTTTACCGCACCTACGGCTATAACGTTTCCATCACCCGTTGTTCCAATAACTACGGACCATACCAATTCCCTGAAAAGCTCATTCCTTTGATCTTCACACTTGCATCTGCCGATAAACCATTACCTGTATATGGAACCGGCATGAATATCCGTGACTGGATCCACGTATCTGACCACTGCAAAGGAGTGCATCTGACGTTGATGAAAGGGAAAGCCGGTAAAGCATACAACTTTGGCGGTAATGCAGAACGTACCAACCTTGAAGTTATCCGCACTATTTTACATGATCTTGACAAATCAGAAGACTTAATCACGTTTGTACAAGACCGCCCGGGGCATGACCGTAGATACGCAATGAATTACTCTCTTGCCCAGAAAGAACTTGGATATGAACCAGAGTACTCCTTTGAACGCGGAATTAAAGAAACTCTGAACTGGTACAAAAAAAATACTGACTGGCTAAAAGATGTCCAGTCAGGTGCCTACCTTGAATTTATGAAAAAATGGTATGGAAATAGTTAG
- a CDS encoding DUF2339 domain-containing protein yields the protein MMEMPYMADAPYFMGVFMGIIGIVILCSGIFFLISALVMPLINRSRINKLRIKHVQLATNIKDMRFLFEKNENDVLINLKNEQASSESQPHPEKNSEAEDNTKPNTETLFGVQTQVLGGSILLLFAGFILLGKVMEAFIGLTGWLCCLILPWINRSSIKKLHTETEQLTTVTKKLEVILKWKEHPEMKEAILKTCATAPDTIADNIKHPFHTQLMILCVVIFLISVALFQLHISIVTIICGGLGIFCLINRHIINKLQNESDQFRSIVQELTTIFEIEGSYPPKTLKSEKALHHAPPQDAPEVISQNKVTDNEEPEFTFEKEEPASKSSEATPASKKHIGFEQQFGVRLPVWIGGIALTLAGVFLVKYSIDINLLTPAVRVVLGGLLGGTLLYSAEWVRKKTHFQNGVRIAQSLSGAGIAVLYASLFAATNLYQLISYPLGFSGMAIVTATAVALSLMHGPPIALLGLIGGFCTPALLGPTPPHSLTFFVYLYLLFFGLLLVISRKNWWILSFPTLLGAFFWVVFWTTSVFAQSDALWLGLFLIAVSATIVICSKNSYEQESTDKNQTSYFTSILNYIGLSGALILLGIITGKAGFDIFEWSLFGLLAAGGICLAYLNDRLYGFVPLVSVTVTIGMLIAWDTAEVSTYAFILTAFALAFAGAGYFCLWRTKIPLLWAGLTGATSIAFYLLAYFKLRHTELVDSIPSFWSVTAITLAGIAVYTVHKIRVYYRDHPKQDHLLALFAATSAAFISIALTIELQRDFLPVAFTAEMFAIAWIYSRIPIKALRPICMALALAFVILLLPQLHILGTLLMISKIGGVKQSIVEGVSLPIIQWPVFQLGVPAAMFIGASYFLRRDHDDIWVQILELAAIILTAVMGYYLTRHAFYVELNDILFAKADFLQRGIFTNILFIIGFVWLFFGNYFDRFALTLGGVGLCAIGIFRIIFYDFLFYNPLWTHQKIEGWLVCNNLLLPYGLPILWTLIAESILPLENRKLWSNATRGFALLLLFVLINMNVRYFFHGEYLGVGITTNTEIYTYSVAWLILAITLLLAGVISKAKLLRYTSLVVMIVTVGKVFLYDASELTGLYRVFSFLGLGLCLLGLSWFYTRFIFKDNPLPPSN from the coding sequence ATGATGGAAATGCCCTACATGGCGGACGCACCCTATTTTATGGGAGTATTCATGGGCATAATTGGAATTGTAATTCTCTGCAGCGGGATATTCTTCTTAATTTCAGCACTCGTCATGCCATTGATAAACCGCAGCCGAATTAACAAACTACGAATAAAGCATGTTCAGCTTGCCACTAACATAAAGGATATGCGTTTCCTTTTTGAAAAAAACGAAAATGATGTTCTCATAAACCTTAAGAATGAACAGGCTTCTTCTGAATCTCAACCACACCCCGAAAAAAACTCGGAAGCAGAAGACAATACAAAGCCCAATACTGAAACCCTCTTTGGAGTCCAGACGCAAGTTTTGGGCGGCAGCATTCTCCTTCTGTTTGCAGGATTTATACTACTTGGAAAGGTAATGGAGGCCTTCATTGGATTAACGGGTTGGTTATGCTGCTTAATTTTGCCATGGATAAATCGCAGCAGCATCAAGAAACTGCATACAGAAACTGAACAGCTGACTACTGTTACTAAAAAACTCGAAGTTATTCTAAAATGGAAAGAGCATCCTGAAATGAAAGAGGCTATCCTCAAGACATGTGCAACAGCGCCTGATACTATTGCCGATAACATTAAGCACCCCTTCCATACACAACTGATGATTTTGTGCGTCGTTATCTTCCTTATTTCTGTAGCATTATTCCAACTGCACATTTCGATAGTAACCATTATTTGCGGAGGACTTGGGATATTTTGTTTGATAAATAGGCACATTATCAACAAATTACAGAATGAATCAGACCAATTTCGTTCTATCGTTCAAGAATTAACGACCATTTTTGAAATAGAAGGAAGTTATCCCCCAAAAACGCTCAAGAGCGAAAAAGCCTTACACCATGCGCCCCCCCAAGATGCTCCTGAAGTCATATCACAAAACAAGGTTACGGATAATGAGGAACCAGAATTCACATTTGAAAAAGAAGAACCGGCTTCAAAATCAAGTGAAGCTACACCAGCATCAAAAAAACATATTGGATTTGAACAACAATTTGGCGTACGACTCCCTGTTTGGATAGGCGGTATAGCCCTTACGCTTGCTGGAGTTTTTCTAGTTAAATATTCGATTGATATTAATCTGCTCACTCCTGCAGTACGCGTAGTTTTAGGGGGATTACTGGGTGGAACATTGCTTTATAGTGCTGAATGGGTACGAAAAAAAACGCACTTTCAAAACGGTGTCCGTATCGCGCAATCCCTATCCGGAGCAGGAATAGCAGTACTTTACGCCTCTCTCTTCGCTGCAACCAATTTATATCAGCTTATCTCATATCCTCTGGGCTTCTCAGGCATGGCTATTGTTACCGCAACGGCGGTTGCTCTCTCATTAATGCACGGCCCTCCCATTGCGTTGCTTGGTCTTATAGGCGGTTTTTGCACCCCTGCCTTGCTAGGCCCCACTCCTCCACACTCTCTAACATTCTTTGTTTATCTTTACCTGCTGTTCTTCGGCCTGCTGCTTGTCATCAGCCGTAAGAACTGGTGGATACTATCCTTCCCCACCTTGCTTGGTGCATTTTTCTGGGTCGTATTCTGGACAACCAGCGTATTTGCCCAAAGTGATGCACTTTGGCTTGGATTATTTTTAATTGCAGTCAGTGCCACCATCGTTATCTGTTCAAAAAATTCTTATGAACAAGAAAGCACTGATAAAAATCAGACATCGTATTTTACGTCCATCTTAAATTATATCGGGCTTAGTGGTGCCCTAATACTGCTGGGAATTATCACAGGAAAAGCCGGATTCGACATTTTCGAATGGTCGTTATTTGGCTTGTTAGCAGCTGGAGGCATTTGTCTGGCGTACCTTAATGATCGGTTATACGGATTTGTACCTTTGGTATCCGTAACCGTAACAATAGGAATGCTCATTGCGTGGGATACAGCAGAGGTATCCACGTATGCTTTTATACTTACGGCCTTTGCATTAGCTTTTGCAGGAGCCGGATATTTTTGTCTGTGGCGCACCAAGATCCCGCTACTTTGGGCAGGATTAACGGGAGCAACCAGTATTGCTTTTTACCTACTGGCTTACTTCAAGCTACGACATACTGAACTGGTCGATTCTATTCCATCTTTCTGGAGCGTCACAGCTATCACGCTTGCAGGGATAGCTGTCTACACAGTGCATAAAATACGAGTATACTACCGTGATCATCCAAAACAAGATCACTTGCTGGCATTATTTGCAGCAACGAGTGCAGCATTTATTTCCATCGCACTCACTATTGAATTACAACGCGACTTCCTGCCCGTTGCATTCACAGCAGAAATGTTTGCCATTGCATGGATCTATAGCCGGATCCCTATCAAAGCATTACGTCCTATCTGCATGGCACTAGCACTAGCTTTCGTCATTCTGTTACTTCCCCAACTACACATATTGGGGACCCTCCTGATGATATCAAAAATAGGGGGAGTGAAACAAAGCATAGTAGAAGGAGTAAGCCTCCCGATTATTCAATGGCCAGTCTTCCAACTTGGTGTTCCAGCAGCGATGTTTATTGGTGCAAGTTACTTTCTGAGACGGGATCACGATGACATTTGGGTACAGATTTTAGAGCTGGCAGCAATCATCTTGACTGCTGTAATGGGATATTACCTGACGCGCCATGCGTTCTATGTTGAACTGAACGATATACTCTTTGCTAAAGCGGATTTTTTGCAGCGAGGCATCTTCACTAACATTCTATTCATAATTGGCTTCGTATGGCTATTCTTCGGTAACTACTTTGATCGATTTGCGTTGACGTTAGGCGGCGTAGGCTTATGCGCAATTGGCATTTTTCGAATCATATTTTATGATTTTTTATTCTACAATCCACTCTGGACACACCAAAAAATTGAAGGATGGCTTGTGTGCAACAATTTACTACTACCTTATGGGCTCCCCATACTTTGGACACTGATTGCTGAAAGCATACTCCCTCTCGAAAATAGAAAACTGTGGTCCAACGCCACTCGTGGATTCGCCCTTCTCTTACTCTTTGTTTTGATCAATATGAACGTCCGCTATTTTTTCCACGGGGAATATCTGGGGGTCGGAATCACTACAAATACAGAAATCTACACCTACTCTGTTGCATGGCTTATTCTTGCTATTACCTTACTGCTTGCAGGCGTTATTTCAAAAGCCAAACTGCTGCGATATACCTCCCTTGTAGTCATGATTGTAACGGTCGGGAAGGTGTTCCTGTATGATGCTTCTGAACTGACCGGCTTGTACCGGGTATTCTCCTTCTTAGGATTAGGACTCTGCCTATTAGGGCTTAGCTGGTTCTACACCCGTTTCATTTTCAAAGACAATCCCCTGCCTCCTTCAAATTGA
- a CDS encoding M16 family metallopeptidase, translating into MFKRLFILFCGVLMMSTATAASAATVTKLKNGLTVLIHEDKRFPLVSTRLYVHAGSGYEEPREAGISHVLEHMVFKGTKNYAKGQIAASIEELGGYLNAATSFDYTVYIADLPADAWKTGLKVLRDQAFFANIDPKELESEKKVIISELERGEDSPYGLLFKKLQQQTMKGTTYAWPIIGYRDTINSFTREDITNYIKKHYQPQQMLLVVCGDVDEKTVLAEAEKLYGGLENTSNVTPPSVVNIDKLDMSGPNVQVVKGKWNKVYLGISFPIPGFEDVNTTGIDMLAQLMGGDKTSPFYRKYQYEKQLVDSISASAYAFERAGLIYITAVLDADKLDEFWPELMKDLSNLKASEFKDEDIARVRLNLEDSLFRAKETLSGLTSKIGMFGFFFGGEQGEKNYLDEVENVNREQLQNLIDTYIKPERLQATVLAPQEASVSETTLTARIVNNWESKDAVKKQTTAENAIGKKEVVDLGNGRQLILIPDNTLPYVAIDMDFMGGDSLITKGQEGLSVLAARVLTKGTGSMNAPAIEEYLADRAASIAASASRRTFSLSARYPARFSDDILKLFSQMVQSPTIADEEVDREKVDQVAGIKLREDQPLGLATRNLFPFLFTDSIYSYYHAGIPAHVANFTQDDVAGFWKKQKAMPWTISVAGEFDRDAIIEFAKQLPTPTEKRPENFEPTWNKDRIKSIALKDRNQAHLFMIFKTVPLTNKDTAGLELMQTILAGQSGLLFNDLRDKHGLGYTVTASSWQSTITGFTYFYIGTEPDKEEAAMDGFRRIIKEIQDKPLSEEQIKRGQNLMRGQYYRGHQSLGSRSAEAAGLATAQLPLSYNKDIVEQVQKLTPKDVQEIAKKYLNVDKAYILRVAP; encoded by the coding sequence ATGTTCAAACGACTTTTTATTCTTTTTTGTGGAGTTCTTATGATGAGCACTGCAACCGCAGCATCTGCGGCAACGGTGACTAAACTCAAAAATGGTCTTACGGTTTTGATTCATGAAGACAAGCGCTTTCCGCTTGTCTCAACAAGACTGTATGTACATGCTGGTTCCGGCTATGAAGAGCCGAGGGAAGCTGGCATCAGCCATGTGCTTGAACATATGGTTTTTAAAGGTACAAAAAACTATGCAAAAGGCCAGATCGCTGCAAGTATCGAAGAATTAGGTGGCTACCTCAACGCTGCTACCAGTTTTGATTATACAGTATATATTGCAGATCTTCCTGCGGATGCATGGAAAACTGGCTTGAAAGTTTTACGTGATCAGGCATTTTTTGCTAACATTGATCCAAAAGAACTTGAGTCAGAAAAAAAAGTTATTATTTCCGAACTGGAACGCGGTGAAGACAGTCCGTACGGCCTTCTTTTCAAAAAACTGCAACAGCAGACAATGAAAGGAACTACCTACGCATGGCCTATTATCGGCTACCGCGATACTATCAACTCTTTCACACGCGAAGATATTACCAACTACATTAAAAAGCATTATCAACCGCAGCAAATGCTGCTGGTTGTGTGCGGTGATGTGGATGAAAAAACAGTACTTGCGGAAGCAGAAAAACTTTACGGTGGCTTAGAAAACACTTCTAACGTTACTCCACCTTCTGTTGTCAACATTGACAAGTTAGACATGTCCGGCCCTAACGTTCAGGTAGTGAAAGGCAAGTGGAACAAAGTATACCTTGGTATTTCTTTCCCTATCCCGGGATTTGAAGATGTTAACACCACAGGTATCGACATGCTGGCACAGCTCATGGGTGGCGATAAAACATCCCCATTCTATCGCAAATATCAGTATGAAAAACAGCTTGTTGATTCCATTTCTGCATCAGCATACGCTTTTGAGCGCGCAGGTCTTATCTACATTACTGCAGTACTTGATGCAGATAAGCTGGACGAATTCTGGCCGGAATTAATGAAAGATTTAAGCAACCTCAAGGCGTCTGAATTCAAAGATGAAGACATTGCCCGCGTTCGCTTAAACCTTGAGGACTCTCTTTTCCGTGCAAAGGAAACGCTTTCCGGTCTTACTTCTAAGATCGGCATGTTCGGGTTCTTCTTTGGCGGAGAACAGGGCGAAAAAAACTACCTCGATGAAGTTGAAAACGTAAATCGCGAACAGCTTCAGAACCTCATTGATACCTACATTAAACCTGAGCGTCTGCAGGCGACAGTTCTTGCCCCGCAAGAAGCTTCTGTAAGCGAAACTACACTTACAGCACGAATCGTCAACAATTGGGAATCAAAGGATGCAGTAAAAAAACAGACTACTGCTGAAAACGCCATCGGTAAAAAAGAAGTTGTTGATCTCGGAAACGGTCGCCAGCTGATTCTGATTCCTGACAACACATTGCCATATGTTGCAATCGATATGGATTTTATGGGTGGTGACTCCCTCATTACAAAAGGTCAGGAAGGTCTTTCCGTTCTTGCAGCTCGTGTCCTAACAAAGGGCACAGGTTCAATGAATGCTCCTGCAATCGAAGAATATCTTGCTGACCGCGCTGCATCTATTGCAGCATCTGCAAGTAGAAGAACATTCTCTCTGAGTGCACGCTACCCTGCCCGCTTCTCAGATGATATTCTCAAACTCTTCTCCCAGATGGTACAGTCCCCTACAATAGCTGATGAAGAAGTTGATCGTGAAAAAGTTGATCAGGTAGCAGGAATTAAACTGCGCGAAGACCAGCCGCTCGGCTTGGCAACACGCAACCTGTTCCCGTTCCTGTTCACAGATTCTATCTACAGTTATTATCATGCAGGTATTCCGGCACATGTTGCCAACTTCACTCAGGATGACGTTGCTGGTTTCTGGAAAAAGCAGAAAGCAATGCCGTGGACAATATCTGTTGCCGGCGAATTTGACCGTGATGCAATCATCGAATTTGCAAAACAACTGCCAACGCCAACAGAAAAACGTCCTGAAAATTTTGAGCCTACATGGAACAAAGACCGCATCAAGTCCATCGCCCTCAAAGATCGTAATCAGGCTCATCTTTTCATGATCTTTAAAACAGTGCCGCTTACGAACAAGGATACAGCAGGCCTTGAGCTTATGCAGACAATCCTTGCTGGGCAGAGTGGATTACTCTTCAATGACCTGCGTGATAAACACGGCCTCGGTTACACCGTGACAGCATCCAGCTGGCAGTCCACCATTACCGGCTTTACATACTTCTATATTGGTACTGAACCGGATAAAGAAGAAGCCGCTATGGATGGTTTCCGTAGAATCATTAAAGAGATTCAGGACAAACCGCTTTCCGAAGAACAGATCAAACGTGGACAGAACTTAATGCGAGGTCAGTACTACCGTGGTCACCAGAGCCTCGGCAGCCGCAGTGCAGAAGCAGCAGGACTGGCAACAGCACAGTTGCCGCTTAGCTACAACAAAGACATTGTGGAACAAGTACAAAAACTGACTCCGAAAGATGTTCAGGAAATTGCTAAAAAATATCTTAACGTAGATAAAGCATACATCCTTCGCGTAGCTCCGTAG
- the lpxB gene encoding lipid-A-disaccharide synthase: MGKNIWINAGETSGDLHGGKLMEAISSIAPATTFCGMGGPEMRFKGLDTVLRVEDLSVMGFTEVLGNLFEIFKMLKQIKNELTRRRPDAVILIDAPEFNFRVAKYAYNLGIPVYYYISPKLWAWRTGRAKFIAKHVTRLFSILPFEVEFYKQFNMDIDYIGNPLVDVINWPSIDHIQPKKNRIGILPGSRKKEIEALMPQFALAASIMAKTNPELEFHCIQAPGISQDQLRALWTCSVPLTIHSPENRYEFMRGCTMLIAASGTVTLESALVGTPTLITYQLSKLTFFLGTKFVKVPYVGLPNLIMGREVFPELLQEDANGDVVAQRALAWLNTPGKLAAIRKDLETLRTKVGAPGAANRAAKLIIEDLSK; this comes from the coding sequence ATGGGTAAAAATATATGGATCAACGCCGGAGAAACCTCCGGAGATCTACATGGTGGAAAACTCATGGAAGCCATTTCTTCCATCGCACCAGCCACCACGTTCTGTGGAATGGGCGGACCGGAAATGCGTTTCAAAGGTCTTGATACAGTCCTGCGTGTCGAAGATCTTTCCGTCATGGGCTTCACGGAAGTTCTTGGTAACCTGTTCGAAATTTTCAAGATGCTGAAGCAGATCAAAAATGAACTTACGCGACGTCGCCCAGATGCAGTCATTCTTATTGATGCACCGGAGTTCAACTTCCGTGTAGCAAAATATGCTTATAACCTTGGTATACCTGTCTACTACTACATATCCCCTAAACTCTGGGCGTGGCGTACAGGCAGAGCCAAGTTTATTGCCAAGCACGTGACCCGTCTTTTTTCTATTCTACCGTTTGAAGTTGAGTTCTATAAGCAGTTCAACATGGACATCGATTACATTGGAAACCCGCTTGTTGATGTAATTAATTGGCCTTCCATTGACCATATTCAGCCCAAAAAAAACCGCATTGGTATTTTGCCAGGAAGCCGCAAAAAAGAAATTGAAGCACTCATGCCTCAATTTGCACTTGCTGCTTCAATTATGGCAAAAACAAATCCCGAACTGGAGTTCCACTGCATCCAAGCTCCGGGGATTTCGCAGGACCAACTACGAGCCCTATGGACATGCTCGGTCCCTCTCACAATTCACAGCCCAGAAAACAGATACGAATTCATGCGCGGCTGTACCATGCTCATTGCGGCATCCGGTACCGTAACGCTGGAGTCCGCCCTTGTCGGCACGCCGACATTAATTACCTACCAGCTTTCCAAACTGACATTTTTTCTGGGAACCAAGTTCGTCAAAGTTCCATACGTGGGATTGCCAAACCTCATCATGGGGCGTGAAGTATTTCCAGAACTTTTGCAGGAAGATGCTAACGGAGATGTGGTTGCGCAACGTGCGCTTGCATGGCTCAACACTCCCGGAAAACTCGCGGCTATCCGTAAAGACCTAGAGACACTCCGCACCAAAGTAGGTGCCCCCGGCGCTGCGAACCGTGCTGCAAAACTTATTATCGAAGATTTATCGAAATAA
- a CDS encoding nucleoside recognition domain-containing protein, producing the protein MKLVNACKTLIKDAASASFDLYKVMIPVIIIVKLLQELDLIQYLAVPLKPIMGIAGLPAEMGLVWATSMIVNLYSGLIVYISMVPTMAPLSVAQITTLATMMLIAHSLPVECKVAQKCGISMMGQLIVRILSAFFVGFFMHLVFSKTGIFAEPSKILLEPQLPEPGLIPWALNEANNLAYIFVIILALFALMRLLTYYGITEKLNELLRPILQAIGIGKDAATLTVLGLSLGITYGSGLIIHEIKSGSLSKRDVFASLTLMGLAHALIEDTLLMMLIGAHISGTLWTRLLFAIIFVGVMMRFYSNEPAIAVNDLD; encoded by the coding sequence GTGAAGCTCGTTAATGCATGTAAGACACTCATAAAAGATGCGGCCTCCGCCAGCTTCGATCTATACAAAGTGATGATTCCTGTCATCATTATCGTTAAGTTGCTTCAGGAACTGGATCTTATCCAATATTTAGCAGTACCACTTAAACCTATTATGGGTATTGCAGGACTTCCTGCAGAAATGGGGCTGGTTTGGGCGACGTCAATGATCGTCAATCTATACAGTGGATTAATCGTTTATATCTCAATGGTTCCGACAATGGCACCGCTTAGTGTTGCTCAAATAACAACGCTCGCGACCATGATGCTCATTGCTCACTCTCTCCCCGTTGAATGCAAGGTTGCACAAAAATGTGGTATCTCCATGATGGGCCAACTCATTGTCCGCATACTCTCAGCATTTTTTGTCGGCTTTTTTATGCATCTTGTTTTTTCAAAAACAGGCATCTTTGCAGAACCAAGCAAAATCCTTCTGGAACCCCAACTGCCTGAACCCGGCCTTATCCCATGGGCTTTGAACGAAGCTAATAACCTTGCATACATTTTCGTTATCATCCTTGCCCTTTTTGCCTTAATGCGTTTACTCACATATTATGGCATAACAGAAAAACTTAACGAGCTGCTCAGGCCAATTCTTCAAGCCATCGGCATAGGCAAAGACGCTGCAACCCTTACCGTACTAGGTCTATCCTTAGGTATTACATATGGTAGCGGTTTGATTATTCATGAAATAAAATCAGGATCATTATCCAAGCGTGATGTCTTTGCATCATTAACACTTATGGGGCTCGCTCACGCACTAATTGAAGACACATTATTAATGATGCTTATTGGTGCACATATCAGCGGCACTCTCTGGACTCGCCTTCTTTTTGCAATAATTTTTGTTGGAGTCATGATGCGCTTTTACTCAAACGAGCCAGCCATAGCAGTCAACGATTTGGATTAA